From a single Anabas testudineus chromosome 5, fAnaTes1.2, whole genome shotgun sequence genomic region:
- the si:dkey-195m11.8 gene encoding fidgetin yields the protein MLSPVNRYSLLKMHWSPEHTAPLSQWPEQHLDVTSTTSPPSAHKHDPYATAARRSYAPAGYPWASDDISALTASSLLKRYAEKYSGLELPYERPATGAYSEPGTFLKSESEPWTLGQGMDCYPGLEALTGTKVGSASMGIPATGSVTVVSSNLASEPGYSGAGSCNAPSSQDYPPAYNSTYLSSGYCPQPSAALPPASLHPLPATPTLVPSYSTSTPVYNYPPGCYPQTSLSSGYSHPSASYLPSGISAPTPLTPRPTMMGGSYSYPTHNLGVSSEPGVPLKRKAFEMTEEGQEGAEVEGSRYRKYGNGQGNSHSKGHSNGHGNGYDMSGSASDPQAYKSGKPLMSPPYGGPGNYSPPSGLAGESVSGEHNFAQQRMTVKVPVSHTQSEDPAGSR from the coding sequence GTCTGTTGAAGATGCACTGGTCTCCGGAGCACACCGCCCCTTTATCTCAGTGGCCTGAGCAGCACCTAGACGTCACCTCTACCACCTCGCCCCCGTCTGCCCACAAACACGACCCATACGCTACAGCTGCCCGCCGTAGTTATGCCCCTGCAGGTTATCCTTGGGCCAGTGATGACATATCAGCCCTAACTGCTTCCTCTCTGCTCAAACGCTACGCTGAGAAGTATTCAGGCCTGGAGTTGCCCTACGAACGTCCTGCTACAGGAGCATACTCGGAGCCTGGAACTTTCCTGAAAAGCGAATCTGAGCCGTGGACTCTGGGTCAGGGTATGGACTGTTACCCTGGACTGGAGGCATTAACTGGCACCAAGGTGGGCTCTGCCTCCATGGGCATCCCAGCAACAGGAAGTGTAACAGTTGTGAGCAGTAACTTGGCCTCTGAGCCAGGCTACAGTGGCGCTGGTTCCTGCAATGCCCCATCATCTCAGGATTACCCTCCTGCCTACAACAGCACCTACCTGTCCTCAGGATACTGCCCTCAGCCCAGTGCAGCACTTCCCCCTGCCTCTCTGCACCCTTTGCCAGCTACACCCACTCTAGTGCCCAGCTACAGCACCAGCACTCCTGTCTACAACTACCCCCCAGGATGCTATCCCCAAACCAGCCTGTCATCAGGATACAGCCACCCCAGTGCTTCCTACTTGCCTTCAGGGATTAGTGCACCAACTCCTCTGACCCCTAGACCTACAATGATGGGAGGCAGTTACAGTTACCCGACTCACAACCTGGGAGTGAGCTCCGAGCCAGGGGTCCCACTGAAGCGCAAGGCCTTTGAGATGACAGAGGAAGGACAGGAGggagcagaggtggagggatCACGCTACAGAAAATATGGTAATGGCCAGGGGAACAGTCATAGCAAAGGCCACAGCAACGGGCACGGCAATGGCTACGATATGAGCGGCTCGGCTTCAGATCCACAGGCCTACAAATCTGGAAAGCCGCTGATGTCGCCCCCTTATGGCGGGCCAGGGAACTACAGCCCACCATCAGGTCTAGCAGGGGAGAGTGTATCAGGGGAGCACAACTTTGCTCAGCAGAGAATGACTGTGAAGGTCCCTGTATCGCATACACAATCAGAGGACCCAGCAGGAAGCCGCTGA